A genomic stretch from Thermomonospora umbrina includes:
- a CDS encoding LPXTG cell wall anchor domain-containing protein, producing MSLIKAARMVSATALVITTSLAGAAATATAVAAEQKTLPLHQPTPITAKDYEHGQCPGVPADKDGWHFVLPTNGVDFVQLKVTFQPGGVQTITAFGPPTDKHAYATSAPGAQLVAATALVTGEAGALAKVDWFNLSHTCPGTPGGTPTPTPTPKPTGPSETPRPHPTKTATPPPGQTPPPPGASPTPTRPGASPTPSSTPSAGPSGPDDENPTPSNPDGDLPLTGAPTLVMAGVAALLLAGGTAAVLITRRSRTSSEGTHRA from the coding sequence ATGAGTCTCATCAAGGCCGCACGCATGGTGAGCGCCACCGCTTTGGTGATCACCACGTCCCTGGCCGGGGCCGCGGCCACCGCCACCGCCGTCGCGGCCGAGCAGAAGACCCTGCCGCTGCACCAGCCGACCCCGATCACGGCCAAGGACTATGAGCACGGGCAGTGCCCGGGTGTCCCGGCCGACAAGGACGGCTGGCACTTCGTCCTCCCCACGAACGGCGTCGACTTCGTCCAACTCAAGGTCACCTTCCAGCCGGGCGGCGTGCAGACCATCACCGCCTTCGGCCCGCCCACGGACAAGCACGCCTACGCGACGTCGGCGCCGGGCGCGCAATTGGTCGCGGCCACCGCCCTGGTCACCGGTGAGGCCGGCGCCCTCGCCAAGGTCGACTGGTTCAACCTCTCCCACACCTGCCCGGGCACGCCGGGCGGCACCCCGACCCCGACGCCGACCCCGAAGCCCACCGGCCCCTCGGAGACCCCCCGCCCCCACCCCACGAAGACCGCCACGCCGCCGCCCGGCCAGACGCCGCCGCCTCCCGGCGCCTCGCCCACCCCGACCCGACCCGGCGCTTCGCCGACCCCCTCGTCCACGCCGAGCGCCGGCCCCTCCGGCCCCGACGACGAGAACCCGACCCCCAGCAACCCCGACGGCGACCTGCCCCTCACCGGAGCCCCCACCCTGGTGATGGCCGGCGTCGCCGCGCTCCTCCTGGCCGGCGGCACCGCCGCCGTCCTGATCACACGCCGCTCACGCACCTCCTCCGAGGGCACGCACCGCGCCTGA
- a CDS encoding NUDIX hydrolase — protein sequence MAEPVSRADLIRSAGAVVWRPGPAGPMVALVHRTKYDDWSFPKGHLKRGEHVLCAALREVEEETGLAVKLGRRLPATTYMKADRPKRVDYWSATPLHGPAPFVPNDECDRMEWQPVERAARMLSYERDVDLLHEFAAGPLVTRPVVILRHGSAGEKRDWRGDDALRPLDDRGRAEARLLAGLLGSYGPARLVTSATARCVDTLLPYARAAGAEVVTDRRFTVDETDAERAATRLAELIAESDAPLVVCTHGEIVADLVTDLCRRLGEKLPDDPSLRKGGFWTAHLGEDPVSATTGIAALERHTARTS from the coding sequence ATGGCTGAGCCGGTCTCCCGGGCCGACCTGATCAGGTCGGCCGGGGCCGTGGTGTGGCGGCCGGGCCCGGCCGGGCCGATGGTCGCGCTGGTGCACCGGACCAAGTACGACGACTGGTCGTTCCCCAAGGGCCACCTGAAGCGCGGTGAGCACGTCCTGTGCGCGGCGCTGCGCGAGGTCGAGGAGGAGACCGGCCTCGCGGTGAAGCTGGGCCGCCGGCTGCCCGCCACCACCTACATGAAGGCCGACCGGCCCAAACGGGTGGACTACTGGAGCGCGACCCCCCTCCACGGACCCGCCCCCTTCGTCCCGAACGACGAGTGCGACCGCATGGAGTGGCAGCCCGTCGAACGCGCCGCCCGGATGCTGAGCTACGAGCGTGACGTGGACCTGCTGCACGAGTTCGCCGCCGGCCCCCTGGTGACCCGCCCGGTGGTGATCCTGCGGCACGGCTCGGCGGGGGAGAAGCGCGACTGGCGCGGCGACGACGCCCTGCGCCCCCTCGACGACCGCGGCCGCGCCGAGGCGCGCCTGCTGGCCGGGCTCCTCGGGTCGTACGGGCCGGCCAGGCTGGTCACCTCCGCCACCGCGCGCTGCGTCGACACCCTGCTCCCGTACGCGCGGGCGGCCGGCGCGGAAGTGGTCACCGACCGGAGGTTCACGGTCGACGAGACCGACGCCGAACGCGCCGCGACCCGCCTCGCCGAGCTGATCGCCGAGTCGGACGCCCCACTGGTCGTCTGCACCCACGGCGAGATCGTCGCCGACCTGGTCACCGACCTGTGCCGCCGCCTCGGCGAGAAGCTCCCCGACGACCCGTCCCTGCGCAAGGGCGGCTTCTGGACGGCCCACCTCGGCGAGGACCCCGTCAGCGCCACCACCGGCATCGCCGCCCTGGAACGCCACACCGCCCGCACCTCCTGA
- a CDS encoding RNA degradosome polyphosphate kinase, with the protein MSVNPGQIPSRGEALPDDRYLDREESWLRFNQRVLELAEDPSLPLLERVRFLAIFAGNLDEFFMVRVAGLTRRMATGLAVQSASGRRPREVLERTSAVAHDLMLRHAAVFRDEICPALAKEDIDILRWDDLSETEQERLHRMFRDRIYPVLTPLVVDSAHPFPYISGLSLNLAVIVRDPDSEAPMFARVKVPPVLPRFIEASPDRFTPLEDVIAAHLNQLFVGMEVVEHHAFRVTRNQDLEIDEDISEGLLQALERELLRRRFGPVVRLEVEESISPEVLEMLTGALDIEERQIYRVPGPLDLAGLHAIAGLDRPELKYPPFVPSKEAVPIDADLFAALRERDVLLHHPYDSFTTTVQRLIEEAAADPAVLAIKQTLYRTSGDSPIVDALIDAAEAGKQVVVVVELKARFDERANIEWARKLEQAGCHVVYGFVGLKTHCKLSLVVRQEADGTLRRYCHIGTGNYHPKTARQYEDLGLLTAQPDVGEDVSVLFNHLTGYSRQNSYNRLMVAPRSLRSGLVLRIEREIENHEAGRPARIRIKCNGLVDEVIIDALYRASRAGVPVDIWVRGICALKPGIPGLSDNIRVRSILGRFLEHSRVFAFEAGGDPEVWFGSADLMHRNLDRRVEALVRVADKAHRADLVQLLDLAMDDGTASWWLDGDGTWTRHRYVEPLDDDDDAAGAEPLVDVQRYLMKTRRWRTVDG; encoded by the coding sequence ATGAGCGTCAATCCGGGACAAATTCCCTCACGAGGTGAGGCCCTGCCGGACGACCGGTACCTCGATCGGGAGGAGAGCTGGCTCCGGTTCAACCAGCGCGTCCTGGAGCTGGCCGAGGATCCGTCGCTGCCGCTGCTGGAACGGGTGCGCTTTCTGGCGATCTTCGCCGGCAATCTGGACGAGTTCTTCATGGTGCGGGTCGCCGGGCTGACCCGCCGGATGGCCACCGGTCTCGCCGTGCAGTCCGCCAGCGGACGCCGCCCCCGCGAGGTGCTGGAGCGGACCTCGGCGGTGGCCCACGACCTGATGCTGCGGCACGCGGCGGTGTTCCGGGACGAGATCTGCCCCGCCCTGGCCAAGGAGGACATCGACATCCTCCGCTGGGACGACCTGTCGGAGACCGAGCAGGAACGGCTGCACCGGATGTTCCGGGACCGGATCTACCCGGTGCTGACCCCGCTGGTCGTCGACTCGGCGCACCCCTTCCCGTACATCAGCGGACTGTCGCTGAACCTCGCGGTGATCGTCCGCGACCCGGACAGCGAGGCCCCGATGTTCGCCCGGGTCAAGGTGCCGCCGGTGCTGCCCCGGTTCATCGAGGCGTCCCCCGACCGCTTCACCCCGCTCGAGGACGTGATCGCCGCGCACCTCAACCAGCTCTTCGTGGGCATGGAGGTGGTGGAGCACCACGCGTTCCGGGTCACCCGCAACCAGGACCTGGAGATCGACGAGGACATCAGCGAGGGCCTGCTCCAGGCCCTGGAGCGCGAGCTGCTGCGCCGCCGGTTCGGGCCCGTGGTGCGCCTGGAGGTGGAGGAGTCGATCTCGCCCGAGGTGCTGGAGATGCTCACCGGCGCGCTCGACATAGAGGAACGGCAGATCTACCGGGTCCCCGGCCCGCTCGACCTGGCGGGCCTGCACGCCATCGCCGGCCTCGACCGGCCGGAGCTGAAGTACCCGCCGTTCGTGCCCTCCAAGGAGGCGGTGCCGATCGACGCGGACCTGTTCGCGGCCCTTCGCGAGCGGGACGTGCTGCTGCACCACCCGTACGACTCGTTCACCACCACCGTGCAGCGGCTCATCGAGGAGGCCGCGGCCGACCCGGCGGTGCTGGCGATCAAGCAGACGCTCTACCGCACCAGCGGCGACTCCCCGATCGTGGACGCGCTGATCGACGCCGCCGAGGCCGGCAAGCAGGTCGTGGTGGTCGTCGAGCTGAAGGCCCGGTTCGACGAGCGCGCCAACATCGAGTGGGCGCGCAAGCTGGAGCAGGCCGGCTGCCACGTCGTGTACGGGTTCGTGGGCCTCAAGACGCACTGCAAGCTGTCGCTGGTGGTCCGGCAGGAGGCCGACGGCACGCTGCGCCGCTACTGCCACATCGGCACCGGCAACTACCACCCCAAGACCGCCCGGCAGTACGAGGACCTGGGGCTGCTGACCGCCCAGCCCGACGTGGGCGAGGACGTCAGCGTGCTGTTCAACCACCTGACCGGCTACTCCCGGCAGAACTCCTACAACCGGCTGATGGTGGCGCCCCGCAGTCTTCGCTCGGGTCTGGTGCTGCGGATCGAACGCGAGATCGAGAACCACGAGGCCGGCCGCCCCGCGCGGATCCGCATCAAGTGCAACGGCCTGGTCGACGAGGTCATCATCGACGCCCTTTACCGGGCGTCCCGCGCCGGCGTCCCGGTGGACATCTGGGTGCGCGGCATCTGCGCCCTCAAGCCGGGCATCCCCGGCCTGTCGGACAACATCCGGGTGCGCAGCATTCTGGGCCGGTTCCTCGAGCACTCCCGGGTGTTCGCGTTCGAGGCGGGCGGTGACCCGGAGGTGTGGTTCGGCAGCGCGGACCTGATGCACCGCAACCTCGACCGCCGGGTCGAGGCACTCGTGCGGGTCGCCGACAAGGCGCACCGGGCCGACCTCGTCCAACTGCTGGACCTGGCGATGGACGACGGCACGGCGAGTTGGTGGCTCGACGGCGACGGCACCTGGACCCGGCACCGGTACGTCGAGCCGCTCGACGACGATGACGACGCGGCGGGCGCGGAGCCGTTGGTCGACGTTCAGCGGTACCTCATGAAGACGAGGCGGTGGAGGACGGTGGATGGCTGA
- a CDS encoding gamma-glutamylcyclotransferase family protein — protein MTTSAAGDRHTRFVAEGLFVYGSLRFPEVLTILLGRVPAPETAAAPGWRVKALPGAVYPGLAPDPEGSADGLLLTGLSDAERVLLDDFEGDAYEPRLLPLADGRHGWAYVWRYEAAPDDWDLVRFARRDLAAYLRECRVWRRAYGAMPEGGGRLGDQETTA, from the coding sequence ATGACCACTTCCGCCGCCGGTGACCGTCACACCCGGTTCGTCGCGGAGGGTCTGTTCGTCTACGGGTCGTTGCGCTTCCCCGAGGTGCTGACGATCCTCCTCGGGCGGGTGCCCGCGCCGGAGACCGCGGCGGCCCCGGGTTGGCGGGTGAAGGCGCTGCCGGGCGCGGTCTATCCCGGCTTGGCCCCCGATCCCGAGGGGTCGGCGGACGGCCTCCTCCTGACCGGTCTGTCCGACGCCGAGCGCGTTCTGCTGGACGACTTCGAGGGCGACGCGTACGAGCCCCGCCTGCTGCCGCTGGCCGACGGCCGCCACGGGTGGGCCTATGTGTGGCGGTACGAGGCCGCCCCGGACGACTGGGACCTCGTCCGTTTCGCGCGGCGGGACCTGGCCGCCTACCTGCGGGAATGCCGGGTATGGCGGCGGGCGTACGGCGCGATGCCGGAGGGGGGTGGCCGTCTGGGGGACCAGGAGACGACGGCCTGA